Proteins from a genomic interval of Clostridium cochlearium:
- a CDS encoding hydrolase, producing MEKNLTKKVPQIKGTLRSHIIELPDAIRDASGIRIFGKRLKSFVFTTDVAIIRNTNADAVIAVYPFTPQPIITEALVLASDVPVFCGVGGGITTGKRVINLALDAEFKGAMGVVVNNPIPNEVIKDMRETIDIPIIVTVVSEFEDIEARIKAGATILNVSGAKRTACIVRKIREKYPDFPIIATGGPNEDTIRETIKAGANAITYTPPIIGDILNEIMLGYRKKYKIENEEE from the coding sequence ATGGAGAAAAATTTAACTAAAAAAGTGCCTCAAATAAAAGGTACTCTAAGAAGTCATATAATAGAATTACCAGATGCAATAAGAGACGCTTCTGGTATTAGAATATTTGGTAAAAGATTAAAATCTTTTGTATTTACAACTGATGTAGCAATTATAAGAAATACAAATGCGGATGCAGTCATTGCAGTATATCCATTTACACCTCAACCTATAATAACGGAAGCATTAGTATTAGCTTCAGATGTACCAGTATTTTGTGGTGTTGGAGGTGGAATAACTACTGGAAAAAGGGTAATAAATTTAGCTTTAGATGCTGAATTTAAAGGAGCTATGGGAGTAGTGGTAAATAATCCAATACCTAATGAAGTGATAAAAGATATGAGAGAAACCATAGATATTCCAATAATAGTTACAGTAGTTTCAGAGTTCGAGGATATTGAAGCTAGAATAAAGGCAGGAGCTACTATATTAAATGTATCAGGAGCTAAAAGAACAGCTTGTATAGTTAGAAAAATAAGAGAAAAATATCCTGATTTTCCTATAATAGCCACAGGAGGGCCTAATGAAGATACAATAAGAGAAACAATAAAAGCTGGTGCCAATGCTATTACTTATACACCTCCAATAATAGGAGATATATTAAATGAAATTATGCTTGGATATAGGAAAAAGTATAAAATAGAAAATGAAGAAGAATAG
- the brnQ gene encoding branched-chain amino acid transport system II carrier protein: protein MNNLSKKDLLLIGLMLFSLFFGAGNLIFPPFLGQAAGGNTWIAMGGFFVTAVGFPILGVISVSKSGGLHELSKKVNRTFAMVFTVLIYLSIGPCLGIPRAGSLPFEMAVAPFLPKGFVSNTLALFLYTLLFFTVAYWLCLTPSKLVNRMGKVLTPTLLTLIAGIFLASLLKPLGGYGEVTAEYSSSPLVKGFLDGYLTMDTIAALNFGIVISLAIKAKGVEGKKAIVSNSIKAGFIAGTLLVVIYSMLAHLGATSGGRFGQTENGAQTLANIMLYIFGRPGVILLAVTFTLACLTTCVGLITSCSQYFTTIMPKVKYITFVRGLTLSSMLLANMGLTKILTISVPVLNAIYPIAIVLILLSMVETFFHENSIVYISTIAFTGVISILHALSGAGVKLGFIEQLLSNLPLYSQGLGWVTPSAIGFLLGIVLKLVKDNTHSKAVEAN, encoded by the coding sequence ATGAATAATTTATCAAAAAAAGACTTATTACTTATAGGATTAATGCTATTTTCATTATTTTTTGGGGCAGGTAATTTAATATTTCCACCTTTTTTAGGTCAAGCAGCTGGAGGCAATACTTGGATAGCCATGGGGGGCTTTTTTGTTACAGCAGTTGGATTTCCTATACTTGGAGTAATATCAGTATCAAAATCAGGTGGACTTCATGAATTGTCAAAAAAAGTAAATAGAACTTTTGCAATGGTATTTACTGTTTTAATTTATCTTTCAATAGGACCATGTCTTGGAATACCAAGAGCAGGAAGTTTACCTTTTGAAATGGCAGTGGCACCATTTTTACCAAAAGGATTTGTATCAAATACCTTGGCATTATTTTTATATACACTTTTATTTTTCACGGTAGCATATTGGTTATGTTTAACACCATCAAAACTTGTAAATCGTATGGGGAAAGTTTTGACACCGACATTATTAACATTAATAGCAGGTATATTTTTAGCAAGTTTGTTAAAACCATTAGGAGGATATGGAGAAGTGACAGCAGAGTATTCATCTTCACCTCTTGTTAAAGGATTTTTAGATGGATATTTAACAATGGATACAATAGCGGCTTTAAATTTTGGAATAGTAATATCGTTAGCTATAAAGGCAAAAGGAGTTGAAGGTAAAAAGGCTATAGTTTCAAATTCTATAAAGGCAGGATTTATAGCTGGAACTTTATTAGTAGTTATTTATTCCATGCTTGCACATCTAGGGGCAACAAGTGGTGGAAGATTTGGACAAACAGAAAATGGTGCACAAACTTTAGCTAACATAATGTTATATATATTTGGAAGGCCAGGAGTAATATTATTAGCAGTAACATTTACTCTTGCATGTCTAACAACTTGTGTAGGACTTATAACTTCTTGTAGTCAATATTTTACAACTATAATGCCAAAAGTTAAATATATAACTTTTGTAAGAGGACTTACACTTTCAAGTATGCTTCTTGCAAATATGGGACTTACTAAAATACTTACAATATCTGTACCAGTATTAAATGCAATTTATCCAATAGCTATAGTTCTTATACTACTTTCCATGGTGGAAACATTTTTTCATGAAAATTCAATTGTATATATTTCTACAATAGCATTTACAGGTGTTATAAGTATATTACATGCATTAAGTGGAGCTGGAGTAAAATTAGGTTTTATAGAACAACTATTAAGTAATTTACCTCTTTATTCACAAGGGCTGGGTTGGGTTACACCTTCAGCTATAGGATTTCTCTTAGGAATAGTTTTAAAATTAGTTAAAGATAATACTCATAGCAAAGCAGTAGAAGCTAATTAA
- a CDS encoding cell wall-binding repeat-containing protein has protein sequence MSKFDIKNNKIISGFLLSTIMLANITLNSFAGRVKAAETIRIQELKVTGSNIYVVVNHSEGKKIDISIVDKNEELMEVKRRGNRFDIALDGNAWDKLEKGDNKLEIRLNRDGKYASEEFNVHKGEKIPRLGRVDSYNSYSNKEIEARDVEYDIANAIKGKRDKFTTIILASDKYYADSLSATPLAGRLSAPLLYISDDEDKTIKTLDYIKDNLKKDGKIIIIGGNGVIPEDIEDRLRNIDVNNIERIYGEDRYKTNEAILNKMEIDYNTTPFIVSGDDFADASTAAPQAIREGGVIILSKKDKIEDSLLDIIKVCEKDANIIGGKGVIDEAVEKQLNKIVYTKRFEGQTRYETAIAVAENNRNNQFIITTGKTFQEPIVASILAGLDGSNLLYMDDENGEAKDYIEKVNGKYIKICKEKEN, from the coding sequence ATGAGTAAATTTGATATAAAGAATAATAAAATAATTAGTGGATTTTTATTAAGTACTATAATGTTAGCTAATATCACATTGAATAGTTTTGCAGGTAGAGTAAAGGCAGCAGAAACTATTAGAATTCAGGAACTAAAAGTAACTGGCAGTAATATTTATGTAGTAGTAAATCATAGTGAAGGTAAAAAAATAGACATTTCCATAGTAGATAAGAATGAAGAGCTTATGGAAGTAAAAAGAAGAGGAAATAGATTTGACATAGCATTAGATGGAAATGCATGGGATAAATTAGAAAAAGGTGACAATAAATTAGAGATTAGACTAAATAGAGATGGTAAATATGCTAGTGAAGAATTTAATGTGCATAAAGGAGAAAAAATTCCTAGATTAGGTAGAGTAGATTCCTACAATTCATATTCAAATAAAGAAATTGAGGCTAGAGATGTTGAGTATGATATAGCCAATGCAATAAAGGGAAAAAGAGATAAATTTACTACTATAATATTGGCAAGTGATAAATATTATGCGGATTCTTTATCTGCAACCCCATTAGCAGGAAGATTATCAGCACCTTTATTATATATTAGTGATGATGAAGATAAGACAATAAAAACATTAGATTATATAAAAGATAATTTAAAAAAAGATGGGAAAATTATTATAATAGGCGGAAATGGAGTCATACCAGAAGATATAGAAGACAGATTAAGAAATATAGATGTTAATAATATAGAAAGAATATATGGGGAAGATAGATATAAAACTAATGAAGCTATATTAAATAAAATGGAAATAGATTATAATACAACACCATTTATTGTGTCAGGGGATGATTTTGCAGATGCATCAACAGCAGCACCACAAGCAATAAGGGAAGGTGGAGTTATAATATTAAGTAAAAAGGATAAAATAGAGGATTCATTATTAGATATAATAAAAGTATGTGAGAAAGATGCTAATATAATAGGTGGAAAAGGTGTAATAGATGAGGCTGTAGAGAAACAGCTAAATAAGATAGTATATACAAAAAGATTTGAAGGACAAACTAGATATGAAACAGCGATAGCAGTAGCAGAAAATAATAGAAATAATCAATTTATTATAACAACAGGAAAAACTTTTCAAGAACCTATTGTAGCAAGTATATTAGCAGGGTTGGATGGAAGTAATTTATTATATATGGATGATGAAAATGGTGAAGCAAAAGACTACATTGAAAAGGTAAATGGAAAGTATATTAAAATATGCAAAGAGAAAGAAAACTAA
- a CDS encoding asparaginase, translated as MKKILLLSTGGTIACSQGDNGLAPSLTPESLLNYAKEIQDICHIDTMQILNIDSTNMHPEYWIHITEYIESNYHNYDGFVITHGTDTMAYTAAALFYMVQNSSKPIVITGAQRPITFKETDAKRNLVDSIMFACNGIGGVFIVFDGKVICGSRAEKLRTRSYNAFESINFPHLANIEGNQIKYNNEISICKKKKELVFYKSLCTNIFLLKLTPATDPDILNYLSDKYLGIIIESYGSGGIPFKDKKDFLSKLKMLDEKGRIVVIKSQVLLEGTDLSKYEVGQKALKYPIIPAYDMSTEAIVTKLMWVLGQTSDKEKARKMFLTPVKNDLIIENIQQEIAK; from the coding sequence ATGAAAAAAATATTGCTATTATCAACAGGGGGAACTATTGCTTGTTCTCAAGGAGATAATGGACTTGCCCCTTCACTTACTCCAGAAAGTCTTTTAAATTATGCTAAGGAAATACAAGACATATGCCATATTGATACTATGCAAATATTAAATATTGATAGTACTAATATGCATCCAGAGTATTGGATACATATTACTGAGTACATTGAATCAAACTATCATAATTATGATGGATTTGTTATAACTCATGGTACAGACACCATGGCATATACCGCCGCAGCTCTTTTTTATATGGTGCAAAATTCTTCTAAGCCAATAGTTATTACTGGTGCTCAAAGACCAATTACATTTAAGGAAACAGATGCAAAGAGAAACTTGGTAGATTCCATTATGTTTGCTTGTAATGGAATAGGTGGGGTTTTTATTGTATTTGATGGTAAAGTAATTTGTGGATCCCGTGCGGAAAAATTAAGAACAAGAAGTTATAATGCCTTTGAAAGTATTAATTTTCCTCATTTAGCTAACATTGAAGGAAATCAAATTAAATACAATAATGAAATTTCAATTTGTAAAAAGAAGAAAGAACTTGTTTTTTATAAATCTTTATGCACTAATATTTTTTTATTAAAACTTACTCCAGCAACAGATCCAGATATACTTAATTATTTAAGTGATAAATACTTAGGTATAATTATAGAAAGTTATGGTAGTGGAGGAATTCCATTTAAAGATAAAAAAGATTTTTTATCAAAATTAAAAATGTTAGATGAAAAAGGAAGAATTGTAGTTATAAAAAGCCAAGTTTTACTTGAGGGAACTGACTTAAGTAAATACGAAGTTGGACAAAAAGCTCTAAAATATCCAATAATACCTGCATATGACATGTCAACAGAAGCAATAGTTACAAAGCTAATGTGGGTACTTGGACAAACATCTGACAAAGAAAAAGCAAGAAAAATGTTTTTAACTCCTGTAAAGAATGATTTAATTATTGAAAATATTCAACAAGAAATAGCTAAATAA
- the phnD gene encoding phosphate/phosphite/phosphonate ABC transporter substrate-binding protein produces MLGRKILNTKKKTYNTQEKKYNEDINGRLFELTETMGFDIQQLIWISQNNISMFNKLVEVFNDIEKNSQMNLASVEEITATIDGFTSNSEKLNNNIYDIKSDSEQSIAMLNQNIDTMNNVSIYMIELSKLIFQAFGNNTRLKDSSGEIDKIIDYIKNISKQTKLLSLNASIEAARAGEAGKGFSVVAKEIRKLSQETDKSILGIEQIINNVTQNIDNSNTSISTCIEKIKDIENVAKESNDVVEEIQEIIKGITNSINKLQRISNEEVTASKEIEKATHSVSMAVENTYEMTINLMKSVEVQQYKNDEIIESGKKLTEISEELQKIAVKLKNEKELIFGVNPFTSPEKIKNIYIPIINEVCKKIGYKARSIIVKDYDALSRAIKDKIIDIGWFSPFAYVNAKSQSNIKPIVTPIVNGKDSYNGYIITRKNSGIQSIKDLRFKHFGYVDINSASGYLYANHILKSKGINPDNYFEKISFMGNHNNVIKSVLSGEIDAGATYNEALDAVKQSGVDISELIILEKTEDIPKDALAANENVSDELIIKLKQEFINYKGIEGIESPVEGFVESNDEKYNVIRKVWN; encoded by the coding sequence TTGTTAGGAAGAAAGATATTAAATACTAAAAAGAAAACATATAATACTCAAGAGAAAAAATACAACGAGGATATTAATGGAAGGTTATTCGAATTAACAGAAACTATGGGGTTTGATATTCAACAATTAATATGGATTTCCCAAAATAATATCAGTATGTTTAATAAATTAGTTGAAGTATTTAATGATATAGAAAAGAATAGTCAAATGAATTTAGCTAGTGTAGAGGAGATAACTGCAACTATAGATGGATTTACATCTAATTCTGAAAAATTAAATAATAATATTTATGATATTAAAAGTGATTCAGAGCAATCAATTGCAATGTTAAATCAAAATATAGATACAATGAATAATGTATCTATATATATGATTGAATTATCTAAATTGATTTTTCAAGCTTTTGGAAATAATACTAGGTTAAAAGATTCGTCAGGTGAAATTGATAAAATAATAGATTATATAAAAAATATTTCTAAACAAACTAAGTTATTATCACTTAATGCTTCAATAGAAGCTGCAAGAGCTGGAGAAGCTGGAAAAGGTTTTTCAGTTGTTGCAAAAGAAATTAGAAAATTGTCCCAAGAAACGGATAAATCAATATTAGGAATAGAACAAATTATAAATAATGTAACACAAAATATAGATAATTCAAATACATCTATAAGTACCTGTATTGAAAAAATAAAGGATATAGAAAATGTTGCAAAAGAATCTAATGATGTAGTAGAAGAAATTCAAGAGATAATAAAAGGTATAACTAATTCTATAAATAAATTACAGAGAATTTCAAATGAAGAAGTAACAGCTTCCAAGGAAATAGAAAAGGCAACACATTCTGTTTCTATGGCTGTTGAAAATACCTATGAAATGACTATTAACCTTATGAAATCAGTGGAAGTACAACAATACAAAAATGATGAAATAATAGAATCAGGTAAGAAATTAACAGAAATATCAGAAGAGTTGCAAAAAATAGCTGTAAAACTTAAAAACGAAAAAGAACTTATTTTTGGAGTGAACCCCTTTACTTCACCTGAAAAAATAAAAAATATTTATATACCAATAATTAATGAAGTATGCAAAAAAATAGGATATAAGGCAAGAAGTATAATAGTAAAAGATTATGATGCTTTAAGTAGAGCTATTAAGGATAAAATAATTGATATTGGTTGGTTTTCACCCTTTGCATATGTAAATGCAAAAAGCCAAAGTAACATAAAACCTATAGTAACACCCATAGTTAATGGAAAGGATTCCTACAATGGATATATTATAACAAGGAAAAATTCAGGAATACAAAGTATTAAAGACTTAAGATTTAAACATTTTGGTTATGTAGATATTAATAGTGCATCAGGTTATCTATATGCAAATCATATACTAAAATCCAAAGGAATAAATCCAGATAACTATTTTGAAAAAATATCCTTTATGGGAAATCATAATAATGTTATTAAATCTGTTTTATCAGGAGAAATAGATGCAGGAGCAACATATAATGAGGCATTAGATGCTGTAAAGCAGTCTGGTGTAGATATTAGTGAGTTAATAATATTAGAAAAAACTGAAGACATTCCTAAAGATGCATTGGCGGCAAATGAAAATGTATCAGATGAATTGATAATTAAACTAAAACAAGAATTTATAAACTATAAAGGAATTGAAGGAATAGAAAGCCCAGTGGAAGGTTTTGTTGAAAGTAATGATGAAAAATATAATGTGATTAGGAAAGTTTGGAATTGA